A single Pseudomonas sp. HN11 DNA region contains:
- a CDS encoding amino acid permease, with product MPVGNPLPHGETAQGGPLKRELGERHIRLMALGACIGVGLFLGSAKAIEMAGPAIMLSYIIGGLAILVIMRALGEMAVHNPVAGSFSRYAQDYLGPLAGFLTGWNYWFLWLVTCVAEITAVAVYMGVWFPDTPRWIWALAALISMGTINLIAVKAFGEFEFWFALIKIVTIIAMVIGGVGIIAFGFGNDGVALGISNLWAHGGFMPNGVQGVLMSLQMVMFAYLGVEMIGLTAGEAKNPQKTIPSAIGSVFWRILLFYVGALFVILSIYPWNEIGTQGSPFVMTFERLGIKTAAGIINFVVITAALSSCNGGIFSTGRMLYSLAQNGQAPATFGTTSSNGVPRKALLLSIFALLLGVLLNYLVPEKVFVWVTSIATFGAIWTWLMILLAQLKFRKSLSPAERAGLKYRMWLYPVSSYLALAFLLLVVGLMAYFPDTRVALYVGPVFLVLLTVLFYVFKLQPLNTAQSAARSA from the coding sequence ATGCCAGTCGGCAACCCACTGCCCCATGGCGAGACCGCTCAAGGCGGCCCGCTCAAACGCGAACTTGGTGAACGGCACATTCGCCTCATGGCCCTCGGCGCCTGTATCGGTGTCGGCCTGTTCCTCGGCTCGGCCAAGGCCATCGAAATGGCTGGCCCGGCGATCATGCTCTCCTACATCATCGGCGGCCTGGCGATCCTGGTGATCATGCGCGCCCTCGGCGAGATGGCCGTGCATAACCCGGTTGCCGGTTCATTCAGCCGTTATGCGCAAGATTACCTTGGCCCGTTGGCGGGCTTTCTCACCGGCTGGAACTACTGGTTCCTGTGGCTGGTGACCTGCGTGGCCGAAATCACCGCGGTGGCGGTGTACATGGGGGTCTGGTTCCCCGACACGCCGCGCTGGATCTGGGCCCTGGCCGCCCTGATCAGCATGGGCACCATCAACTTGATCGCGGTCAAGGCTTTCGGGGAATTCGAATTCTGGTTCGCCCTGATCAAGATCGTCACCATCATTGCCATGGTGATCGGTGGCGTCGGCATCATCGCTTTCGGCTTTGGCAACGACGGGGTGGCATTGGGGATTTCCAACCTGTGGGCCCACGGCGGCTTCATGCCAAATGGCGTGCAAGGCGTGTTGATGTCCTTGCAGATGGTGATGTTCGCCTATCTGGGCGTGGAGATGATCGGCCTCACCGCCGGTGAGGCGAAGAACCCGCAGAAGACCATCCCCAGTGCCATCGGCTCGGTGTTCTGGCGCATCCTGCTGTTCTACGTAGGGGCGCTGTTCGTGATTCTGTCGATTTACCCGTGGAATGAAATCGGCACCCAGGGCAGCCCATTCGTGATGACGTTCGAGCGCCTGGGCATCAAGACCGCCGCCGGCATCATCAACTTTGTAGTGATCACCGCTGCGTTGTCCTCCTGCAACGGCGGCATCTTCAGCACCGGGCGCATGCTCTACAGCCTGGCGCAGAACGGCCAGGCGCCGGCGACCTTCGGCACCACGTCGAGTAACGGTGTACCGCGCAAGGCGCTGCTGCTGTCGATCTTCGCCTTGCTGCTGGGCGTGTTGCTCAACTACCTGGTGCCGGAAAAAGTCTTTGTATGGGTGACATCCATCGCCACTTTCGGTGCGATCTGGACATGGCTGATGATCCTGTTGGCCCAACTCAAGTTCCGTAAAAGCCTGAGCCCGGCCGAACGGGCAGGGCTCAAGTACCGCATGTGGTTGTATCCGGTCAGCTCGTACCTGGCCCTGGCGTTCCTGTTGCTGGTGGTCGGGCTGATGGCGTATTTCCCCGACACCCGCGTGGCGCTGTACGTAGGTCCGGTGTTCCTGGTGCTGCTGACCGTGTTGTTCTACGTGTTCAAGTTGCAGCCATTGAACACTGCCCAGAGCGCAGCGCGTTCGGCGTAA